A segment of the Bactrocera neohumeralis isolate Rockhampton chromosome 3, APGP_CSIRO_Bneo_wtdbg2-racon-allhic-juicebox.fasta_v2, whole genome shotgun sequence genome:
GGAATAACattttagtagaaaaaaaatctcaataagaaattaatatatatatgtatgtacatatatacgtaatgcttatgtacataattatatacgTAAGTATATAGAAGGCGATAAGAAGAAAGCGGCAATTTTTTACATTAGGGttatcaataaattatttgtaactACATTTTAATGTGCTTTTAATCATCGGGGGAGTGAAGTGGTGCATAATATTcaagtttaacttttttaatacaaaaattactgTGTTTGAAGCTAATTAGcttccattatttatttattgcatatatatttttttgtattaatttattcaGTTTTATATACTGCATGCATGACcttaaaaaactatataaaaaatatatattttttttaatttctattttttttacccCTTAACCTTCCATGCCAAGCGCAAAAGTTGGCTTATCAGCCGTTTTTACTGAATATATACCACGCGCATCTCCTAATACAGGGTCACCCATTAGCATTCGTTGACCAGTACAGTTCATAGCATTAGCATCCACTATGGAATTGCAGGCGGTAGCTAGGAAACCCTTTTTACTATTGATGGACTCTGCAAAATATTCACAGGAGCGACCGTGACTGCAGCCAgctgaaacaacaaaaatatatattttttaatatatatttgcttAACAAATAACCAATGCTATATAAATTAGAAGTAAAAATGGTGAGGGAACTTTTTGTACTgttgtaaaaattaacaatccttttttacaaatttcttgaAACTTACTTAAAATCTGCATCGGCTCCTTGCAGCCCGGTTGAAAAGCGCCACCGCCATTCGGATAAAAATCAACCGCACCGATTGGCTGCTTGAAACCCAAAATGCCCGCACAGGTGTGTATGACATCCACAAAGTCGGCATCGGTGGCATCCAGATGATTCTCTGGTCCAGTATTACCCTCAAAAGCGGGACGCGCAGGATCCAAACctactaaatatatacatatatatacatatatatgtatatatatgtatgtattgactACAGAAATAGAAATATAGTTTGAAATTCGGCATAACTTGCCTGTAATGCGACCGACTCTGTGCCTAGTGTAAGACCCCGCATAGCCCATAATATGCGCCCCCAGGCTATGTCCTATCAAATGGATATCCTTGGGTTCGGCACCTTTATCCTCCACTAGCAAATCAATTAATTTCGCAACAGCTTTGCCCACTTGCACGGTATAACGTGCAGGCTCAAGGTAATAAATATTATCCGCCTGATCGCTCCAATTTATGGCGAATACATTCACATTGCCGCGATCGGCGTACGCATTGCGTATAGCTTGTATGGAGTTACTGCGTGAACTAGATTTCCAGCCATGTACCAGAATCTTGGTATTCATGTCGGCTTTGAATCTGTCGGCTAGCTCCTCCCATGTCTCTCGTTTGTGTCGTTTTTGATTTTGCCGTGTACTAATTGGACTTTCACTCAGCGAAAATACAGTCGTCACGGGTTTATCGGGGTTTGTACTGATGTAACGTAATGCttaatgcttttaaaaatatgtttgttagTACTAATACCTGCCGTAATACTCAAGCTGTATAAAATCAGAAACTTCGCTGCGATCTTTTTCGGCTGGTGGTTCAACTAGGTATGCCACTTCCATTTCTCCGTCGCCATTGGGCATATACATCCAGGTTTTATTGTAGTCCTCATCCCTAAGCTCCACTTCAGCGAAGGCTTTAactaaataatgaatttaaaattttttaatactaaaaacttttatactcAGTATGGTGCCTACCAAAAATTATTAAGTAGATGAAGCTTATTAGAAATCGtgccatattttttaaactaaagaaAAGTAATTAGAACCACCTAAAGTGGCCTTTAACTGACTCGCATTAGGCGCATACGcccctttatatattttttgtaaaaaggtaATTTCTGTTGCATtgtttaaatttacttttttgaattatttttgatacCAACCATCAATCAAATGTCAACCTAAGTTAGAAGTAATGCTAAGTACAAAGTTGGTTAAAACAAAAGGTGCATTAGGGAAATGCATTTATCGAACGACTCTGTGGGTGGCCAAATGACTGCTGAAGATAATGCactctatatatagtatatagagtACACATGCCTCTTACGTATAAAAaagagttttaattttttgaaattctattTAAGTTTTTCACATAGATGAATCGGATTTTATGTCGCAATTCTCACATGCGATAACCTGAGAGTAGATCAAGCGGCAGGATAGACTCCTACTTATCCAACCCAGATTTCGTAGCAATAATTATTTGTCAATTTAGGGATCAATGCATGAAACAATTTACGCATCACCGTTTTTCCTGTGGTTACTGAACAGAATCAAAGGCCTTTTACTTCGAATTAAGCATCCATGCGTTTTGCTTTCTTTGAAGCATTCAAGGttagtaaaaaatgtttcgcACTAGATGTTAGCATTCGAGGTAATGGGAACTCCGATTGATGGTTgaagatatatatatttgtaaatagatAATTAAATAGAATTAGATGAAAGTCAACACTCAGCCGAACCCGCTCTTTAAGAGAGAgtagcgtttttttt
Coding sequences within it:
- the LOC126752849 gene encoding pancreatic triacylglycerol lipase-like; translation: LFFSLKNMARFLISFIYLIIFVKAFAEVELRDEDYNKTWMYMPNGDGEMEVAYLVEPPAEKDRSEVSDFIQLEYYGSTNPDKPVTTVFSLSESPISTRQNQKRHKRETWEELADRFKADMNTKILVHGWKSSSRSNSIQAIRNAYADRGNVNVFAINWSDQADNIYYLEPARYTVQVGKAVAKLIDLLVEDKGAEPKDIHLIGHSLGAHIMGYAGSYTRHRVGRITGLDPARPAFEGNTGPENHLDATDADFVDVIHTCAGILGFKQPIGAVDFYPNGGGAFQPGCKEPMQILTGCSHGRSCEYFAESINSKKGFLATACNSIVDANAMNCTGQRMLMGDPVLGDARGIYSVKTADKPTFALGMEG